Proteins encoded in a region of the Neodiprion lecontei isolate iyNeoLeco1 chromosome 5, iyNeoLeco1.1, whole genome shotgun sequence genome:
- the LOC107217429 gene encoding RUS family member 1 — MPREILFKETYGDSEREVIFVNSTDDLTVIRVEPHLQSKSKTYGTWILTFLKEVFLPAGYPESVHSDYVPYQIWDTVQAFASTIMGTLTTHSIMQGVGVGKSSASALAAAITWILKDGTGMIGRIVFAWWNGHGLDAQCKKWRLCADILNDCAMGIELTLPYFSNYSLIILCISTALKSVVGVAGSATRAALTQHQALQNNLADVSAKDGSQETFVNLIASFVGILILSNIGDGRYVMELFILLATVHMYANYRAVKALRLNSLNEDRLALILRSFLTTQSIPNPLEVNRSESVVIGRNVSKDMFGFGVKMGVSLESVLQNNSITPDDVLLLSKLFQNRKYLIVMDVKRKTIFISIARNATPSDLLQAYFHACLCSLVTCMTLRWPIDILLKGRSHAPSYPLMRLYILSKKYPSLSNRALSRIPGEIILATNDIITKEYQLFEEALEQSVWRTEVNLLPAGQWRGIWNHHEDNEPKSKNS; from the exons ATGCCGCGCGAAATATTATTCAAGGAGACATATGGTGACAGCGAGAGGGAGgtcatttttgtaaattccaCAG ATGATCTAACAGTAATTAGAGTGGAGCCACATTTGcaatcaaaatcaaaaacttaCGGAACATGGATATTGACGTTTTTAAAGGAGGTCTTCTTGCCCGCGGGATACCCGGAAAGTGTGCATTCAGATTACGTTCCATATCAAATATGGGACACTGTTCAG gcATTCGCTAGCACTATAATGGGAACTCTGACTACTCACTCGATTATGCAAGGGGTAGGTGTCGGGAAATCTTCAGCTAGCGCATTGGCTGCAGCGATAACTTGGATTTTGAAAGACGGCACTGGGATGATTGGTCGGATTGTATTTGCCTGGTGGAACGG ACATGGGCTCGACGCACAGTGCAAAAAATGGCGTTTATGCGCAGACATTCTCAACGATTGTGCCATGGGCATAGAACTGACTCTtccttatttttcaaactattcTTTAATCATATTATGCATTTCTACAGCATTAAAATCTGTTGTTGGTGTCGCTGGATCGGCAACTAGAGCCGCATTGACACAACATCAG GCATTACAAAACAATTTGGCTGATGTCTCAGCGAAAGATGGAAGTCAGGAAACATTTGTTAATTTAATCGCGTCATTTGTGGGGATTCTGATATTATCTAACATTGGCGACGGGAG ATATGTAatggaattatttatattgctGGCGACAGTGCATATGTATGCCAATTACCGTGCAGTGAAAGCACTACGTTTGAACTCGCTAAATGAGGATCGCCTGGCATTGATATTGAGGAGCTTCCTCACCACTCAAAGTATACCCAACCCTCTTGAAGTTAATCGATCCGAATCTGTAGTAATTGGCCGAAACGTGT CAAAAGATATGTTTGGCTTTGGGGTCAAAATGGGCGTCTCGTTAGAAAGTGttcttcaaaataattcaatcacGCCTGATGATGTGCTGCTTCTATCAAagctttttcaaaatcgaaaatatctTATTGTGATGGACGTAAAGCGAAAAACCATATTCATATCTATTGCAAGAAATGCAACACCCTCTGACCTGCTGCAAGCTTATTTTCACGCGTGTCTATGCAGCCTTGTTACTTGTATGACCCTTAGATGGCCGATT GACATCTTACTGAAAGGGAGATCGCATGCACCCTCTTATCCTCTGATGCGGCTGTACATCCTGAGTAAAAAGTATCCATCTCTCAGTAATAGAGCGCTTTCGAGAATTCCAGGGGAAATAATTTTGGCCACAAACGATATTATCACCAAGGAGTATCAACTTTTCGAAGAGGCACTAGAACAAAGTG TCTGGAGGACAGAAGTGAATTTGCTACCTGCTGGACAATGGCGAGGTATTTGGAACCACCACGAAGATAATGAACCAAAGTCGAAAAACTCCTAA
- the LOC107217436 gene encoding RWD domain-containing protein 4: MTDAELQEEEREVLLSIYDGDAAFKQLDPTTYQYKYGENDDVKSFLLEITWGPKYPSEKPNVNMNTFYNKHIVQGVKDKVAAYVDAQAEQWLGSAMTYTLFQSVQENLAELIIDQPDSIEEIETDVNKISITGENVQDESSKKVKKEQLTKAQKRRQWNKADGKGEKPRGWDWMDIVKHLSQTSSKQEYES; this comes from the exons ATGACGGATGCCGAACtgcaagaagaagaaagggaGGTCCTACTTTCAATTTATGATGGTGATGCAGCATTCAAACAGCTCGACCCTACGACATACCAGTACAAG TATGGCGAAAATGATGAtgtgaaatcatttttactgGAAATAACCTGGGGGCCCAAGTATCCGTCGGAAAAACCAAATGTCAATATGAACACATTTTACAACAAACATAT TGTGCAAGGTGTGAAGGATAAAGTGGCCGCATATGTTGATGCTCAGGCAGAGCAATGGTTGGGATCTGCAATGACGTACACATTGTTCCAATCTGTCCAAGAAAACCTAGCTGAGTTAATCATAGATCAACCAGACTCGATAGAAGAAATTGAAACGGATGTCAACAAAATCTCAATCACAGGCGAAAACGTTCAG GATGAGTCATCGAAGAAAGTCAAAAAAGAACAGCTTACTAAGGCACAAAAACGACGACAATGGAATAAAGCTGATGGTAAAGGAGAAAAGCCCAGAGGATGGGACTGGATGGATATAGTGAAACACTTGTCTCAAACTAGTTCCAAGCAAGAATACGAATCTTAG